A region from the Gemmatimonadota bacterium genome encodes:
- a CDS encoding RagB/SusD family nutrient uptake outer membrane protein, with protein MNNKTIRYALALALLGPAAACSDVLSLDVEAPGRIADADLNTADAIPGIVAGMSFDLTQSIDGSLQNVLLADGEIWHGGSYDFGTYPRGQLLQTPADWDGEYGTLQQARWVAEDGLRRIAEILEPAQFEKDPNVARAYLLGGFANRTLGEWQCTSTVDGGPEVPNTEHFIRADSLFTRAIAVGTAANRQDYVRAAYGGRASVRAWLDNWSQAVADAQQVPASFVYNAIYSTAVGAVSNDLVFETTARKEFTVFNTIWENNDPNDPRVPWQIVYDNSGQVSKGQDGETDFYQQLKFRTQDDDIPLTKGAEMLVLRAEAALRNGDIPGMTDLLNQARDVYGLAALAEPASLAEAWETLRFERGATLWLEGRRLYDLRRWQEEGGVVADPFSSGRDTCFPISQEERRVNPSL; from the coding sequence ATGAACAACAAGACGATCCGCTACGCTCTCGCGCTGGCCCTGCTGGGGCCGGCGGCCGCGTGTTCCGACGTGCTTTCGCTGGACGTCGAGGCCCCGGGTCGCATCGCGGACGCCGACCTGAACACCGCGGATGCCATTCCCGGCATCGTGGCGGGGATGTCCTTCGATCTCACGCAGTCCATCGACGGCTCGCTACAGAACGTGCTGCTTGCGGACGGCGAGATCTGGCACGGTGGCAGCTATGACTTCGGCACCTATCCGCGCGGACAGCTGCTGCAGACGCCGGCGGATTGGGACGGCGAGTACGGCACGTTGCAGCAGGCCCGCTGGGTAGCCGAGGACGGCCTCCGGCGCATTGCCGAGATCCTGGAGCCGGCCCAGTTCGAGAAGGATCCGAACGTGGCACGCGCCTACCTGCTCGGCGGCTTCGCCAACCGCACGTTGGGCGAGTGGCAGTGCACCAGCACCGTCGACGGTGGCCCAGAGGTGCCCAACACGGAGCACTTCATCCGGGCGGACTCGCTCTTCACGCGGGCCATCGCGGTGGGGACGGCCGCCAATCGGCAGGATTATGTTCGGGCCGCCTACGGTGGGCGCGCCTCCGTGCGCGCCTGGTTGGACAACTGGTCGCAGGCGGTGGCGGATGCCCAGCAGGTGCCGGCGAGCTTCGTCTACAACGCCATCTACAGCACGGCGGTGGGCGCGGTCAGCAACGACCTGGTCTTCGAGACCACGGCCCGCAAGGAGTTCACGGTCTTCAACACCATCTGGGAGAACAACGACCCCAACGATCCGCGCGTGCCCTGGCAGATCGTGTACGACAACTCGGGGCAGGTCTCCAAGGGTCAGGATGGCGAGACGGACTTCTATCAGCAGCTCAAGTTCCGCACGCAGGACGACGACATCCCGCTGACCAAGGGCGCCGAGATGCTGGTGCTGAGGGCAGAAGCAGCGCTGCGGAACGGTGACATCCCCGGGATGACCGATCTGCTGAATCAGGCCCGGGACGTCTATGGTCTGGCGGCGCTGGCCGAGCCCGCTTCGCTGGCCGAGGCCTGGGAGACGTTGCGTTTCGAGCGGGGCGCCACCCTGTGGTTGGAGGGACGGCGTTTGTATGACCTCCGTCGTTGGCAGGAGGAGGGAGGCGTGGTGGCCGATCCGTTCTCGAGCGGCCGGGACACCTGCTTCCCAATCTCCCAGGAAGAGCGCCGGGTGAACCCCAGCCTCTGA